Within the Rosa rugosa chromosome 2, drRosRugo1.1, whole genome shotgun sequence genome, the region ATTGCTACTCATATGAGAGAATCAAGGATACAAGGGGATTTGCAGTAACTCTTGATATCGATTAAATTTCAGTAGCTCTTGATAGTTGCATAAAAAAGATTCGAACCTCTTGTGATCAGAAGAAGCATAGAAAGCTCTATTTATTACATACTCTCATCAACTCGAGGCATACAGGTGATTAATCATAAACTTATTGGCCACATCAGTGGGTATACAGAATCACAAATGCAGACAGAAATATGCAACATTAGCATCTCACTTAAAAGGTAACGGAGATCCACATTCCACCTTAGTTGTCACTCCTGCCTGGCTTGCCTGAAGCAGAAGGTACCTAGAACAAGAAAGCAGTCACATTGGTTCACTTCAGATATCCGAAAAAGACCGATTCGCAGAACGGAAATGTGGGTGGTCAACTTACCGCACTAGCAGCATCTGGTACCCAGTCATTAGTTGCTGGGTTGCACTGGCAAGACGCCTGAGTGCTGGTGTCGGAATCAGGTTCAAGGCGGTAACCTCTGTCGCCAGGGTTTTGAACTTTGATAAACCCTGTTCCTGTTGTGTGGTGTTGCTTGTCAATGCAATTCAGATCCTTGTAGTAGTCTGTCTCCACAAATTCCTCGCTCACCTCACTTCCATTCAGAACCAATTTCTgcttcaaaaaagaaaacaaatagacAAGTATAACTTCTATGACGAACTCATCAACATCAACGTCAACAAGGCGTTTGTAGTCCAACGGTTAGGATAATTGCCTTCCAAGCAATAGACCCGGGTTCGACTCCCGGCAGACGCAAATTTTTATTTTCCCCTAAATTTTTTAACATCGGAACAGATTATGTAcacaaggaaagaaagaaaaccaaCCTGTGAATCATTTTCGAGTCGTTGGAACTCAACAAGTTCAGGATTGGACTCTTGTTTACCATCTTTAGAGAGAACATCGACATATTGAGACGCGTATTCGCTGCGTTGAGGCTTCGAGTGACGTTTGGGAGCTACTCCATCAAAGTGTTCTCTTGTCTCGGACTCAATCTTTGCCTCTTCTTCACTTGACAAATGAACGTCACTCCTGTTAGGTCTCCCACAACACTCCATTGTTCTCTCTTCTGTATAGTTTCTTCTTGCCACTCCTTTGGTTCTTTCCCCACGAAATTTTGGGGTTTATACGAGAAATGGACACAAATGGTGGTTTAGTAGTAGACAGATATTTTTTGCTTGCATTATTGTCTATGAAGACTTGGTGTGGTGGAAATTTTGGGACCCAAAAAGTATCCAACTGTCTAGAAAATATCCAAGCGACTATGTGATCTTATCCTTTTAGTCTCTCCTATATCGCACTTGTTAGGTGGCAAGTTCAAGTGTGGTTTTTATTATTCTCTTTTGTAGCTCTCAAGTTTGAGGTCCTCTTATTGGACTTGTCCATCATCTTGAGACGAtgatattttcatattttggtaaaaaattGATCAATAAGCTTTGGTGCACAATTTTCACCATGAATGTGggatatatgagaaaagaaagaaaaatgaatgaacaaaaaaaatagaGCCAAATAATGTGGAATGTGAGTGAGTATTTAAAACTTAAAAATCTTGAAATtcatgatttaattactctctAAAATCCCATATTAagatttaaatgttgtctgacatCCCTTAATTTCAATATCAACTTGATGGCATAAGATGTTTTAGTTGGACACCTGTTTGAAAACTTGTCTCTTGATAGTATAGATTTTTCTTTGGTATGAGAGTCCATGAACTAAACTAAATTTTGATATCAATATATACCATCTTGAAATTGACATATGATGACTTCTCCACATGCTTGAGGTTTTTTATTTGGGTTTttatccatttaccccatttctagggatttttttcctactaaccccattaagattttttaattctctcttacccaatacactctaagggagtcttccctaatacaccattaagattttttttttgtttttaatttttttttaataccattttacccctaacccctttgttacttagagagagagagagaaaatggaagagagagaaaccataggagacttcgccggagcccctcACCGGCcgccagaatccggtcaccggtcgccggattccggccaactttcaccggattccgatcaccggccgccggattccggtcacacCAGATTTTTCTAAAAACCCTCCAatagaagggcaatagaggtctattgccccccaatagacgtctactgccccccaacaaagtggcaatagacgtctattgccccccaatagacgtctattgccccccaatagatgtctattatccccaataaaactttcggttgccagaatatgaactaatctccttaaatttagacaaataaaactttattcaaagaaaaaaaacgaagagattatatcaatttaaaaacgtctattgccctccaatagacgtctattgcaccTCAATAAACATTCAagacttttttcttcttctttccttctgCTCCAAAATAATCCGATCTTTGCCTTCCCTCATTTCAAAGTTGAAAGCCTTAATTGACACCCTAGACCAGAAAATTCCAAACAAGAACAaatgcaaagaaaaaaagaatagagAGAAAAAATGAATACGCACAATCATGAGGATTGTGTAACAGAAGTAGAAGACTACTGGAAGGCAGAGGCAGATGTTAGAACGAAGTCCTAGCCCATCTTACGTGGGACCCGGCACCCTTTCATTACTTTTCACCACTTTTTTCATGCAATGCTAGCAGTCTCCTCCACCATAAcccactcctctctctctctctctctctcattttctatCTCTATCTTTAGGCCTCAGACTCTCTCCCTATTAATacatcctcttcctcctctccattTTTCATTCCCGTAAAAACATATCCAACATTTTTTATGACCCTTTTTGTTCTAATCGTTCCACTACTAACTTTTCTCTTATTCTCTTCTGCGGCTTATTACAAGCTTCTTAATCTCCCAATCATGATGAGCTTCTGTAGAAAAATCACCCCTCACTCGCTTATCGGCCTcaccgccaccaccacgacCACCGCAACTCCttccactacaaaaaaaaaaaaaaaactgctttgggcacccagacTAAGCACCCATGTCTTCACCGGCCATTCGATCTGCAACGACTCCGGGAAAGTCCCCGTCGCTTTCTTCGCTCTCTGTCCACAAACTTCCGTCCACAGGTCCCCGTCGGCCGTCGCTATCCTCGTCGCTATTCTCGTCGTTATCCTCGTCCTCGATCACAAACCTCCGACCACGGGTCACCCAGAAAATCGCCGTCGCTATCCTTGTCCTCTACCACAAACCTCCGTCCACGGTCACCAGCCGGCGGACCTCCTCGACGACGTCATCTTCCTCCGAATCGTTCTTGATTTCCACGCAATCGTCGTCCTAATCATCCTTAATCTCGACGCAACGTTATCGGAGGGAGGGGAATGAGATGAGAGAGTGGCAATGGTTGTAATTGTCTAATTGGGTTGAGGGTAAAATCATCTTTtcttgttaaattgtgtatgtgggaataaaaatcttttgctggggtaagtgggataacattggctcattttggtgcttttggtcaaggacccattttattttttattttttattttttattttttattttttattttttattttcaatttttaataataataaaaaaggaAACACAAACTTAAAATATCTACCAACATTTTATTGGAGGTACATGTCTTGCAATTACTAAAGTTAGTTGGAAGTTGGTACATATTTGATTTCAATTCCCATTTCTCTGtttatactttcttttgttttctttttcacttttaCAAAGAAGAATAGTTCTGGTCATACTTCTTCTTTTGGTACATGGACCTCATTCTCTAAAATTTGACATTAAAATCCTATTttactcttttttatttttctctataGTCATTCTTCAGAAAAGTTACGGTCATTTGTTAGTCACTTGCCATCTTTCGAAAAGCTATTGTCTCAAATCGAAACGTTATTGCCGACAAACTAAAAAGTTACTATTATTCTCCATAAAACCATTGTCATTCACTATAATCTTTTGAAATGTTATTGGCATCTTCTGAAAGACTATTGTACCCAAATAAAAAATTTACTATTATAAAACCGACAAATTATTATAAACAAACCAAAAGGCTACTATTAGAGAACCAAAAGGCTATTCACCCATTTTCACGCCAAATTTGATCTAGCCGGCTATCCACTGTTTGACTACATTCCGACAGCGGGTCGGTGTAGATGtgttcctctctctttttccgacaacttttttcttttcttttctttttacatAAATGGTTGTATGAGAGATAAGAATATACGGTAGCTTATTTATttacaatttaaaaaaaaacgtAGGGGTAATTTGTTATACTAATATTTATGAAAAACAAATACATGAAGTGGAAATAAGAGTGAGAAATTAATTTAGGCATTTTTGTTTGAAACTGAAGTTTGGACCTAATTAAGGTGTAAATCAATGTGCATaattccttttttttaatttattcgacaatggggtgaatatgctcattcaccctaggggtgaacctaagaattgttctatTTGATTTCAATTCCCATTTCTCTGtttatactttcttttgttttctttttcacttttaCAAAGAAGAATAGTTCTAGTCATACTTCTTCACTCTTGTTCAGTTTCAGTTGAGCTAGCTCATCACCGTCCCAGTCACACTCTAATCGGAAGGAGACGTTTAACCAGGTAAAGATATCAACTTTCCTTCAATTTCTTATTCGCCGATTCTGCTTCTTTCTCTCCATTTTGTTTCATCTTAGATTCATGACCAAAATCTTGGGCCAAGTATCATTTGTTTGATTATTAAGCTCTTCTAGGTTCGGGTATTCTGTGAATATTGCTGTGTTTTTAAGTGGAAATAGTAAAATGACATTCTAGCCAGaacttctcttcttctttgtttggtTTAGAAGAAGAACAACAGAGAGGTGAATCATTGAGCTTCATTTATTGTTTTTAGTTAATTAGTTGGTTAGATTCTGCTCACTGGTTAATTGTTGAAATGGGGTTACTGGGTTTTGGCTATCTTAAACTGTCCTGGCATTTCCTTTATCATGCGCACCCCTTATGGTCTCTGAGAGAATCTGAATCTGGTTCATGTATCTGTTTTTGGGTACAATTGATTCAGAGGAGTAGAGGTCAAGTGAGGAATAAAGAGGGAAATGGCGGCAAAGGTTTCGAATTTCTCGGATTTGGTTCAGAGGGTGGCCGCTTCTTGCTTGCTGCACCCACTTGGCGCCGGCAGGAACGGTGACTTCGCCGTGAATGGCGCGGGAGATGAGGATGATTTCAGTGAGCTCGAATTGGATGAGCCGGAGGAGGAAGTGAGAGAAGAGGAGGAGATTGGTGGTGGAGGAGGGTTTAGGGTTAGGGAGGAGAGGTCAAGGAAGGAGGtaatggagatggagatggcaATGTGGGAAGTGTTTGACGCCGTTTCGGCAATGAAGAAGGCCTACGCTGGCCTGCAGAAGGCACATAGCCCTTGGGACCCGGAGAAGATAAGGGTGGCCGACATAGAGCGGTGGCGGGGGGTACACTGAGGGAGGTGGTGGCACCATATGAGGCGACCGTGGAGGAGCTGAAGAAGGAGGTGAAGGCTAAGGAAGTAGAGGTTGATAACCTCAAGGAAAAGCTCAGTAGTGTAGTTAATGGCTCCAACGGGAATAATGGCAAGAAGGGCAGATCTATCTCAAGGAGGAAGGTAGGTTGCAGTCAACTTCAAGGTACTAATTACTAAAACCCTACCAAACTTTGTGGTTGTATTGAGAAGTAATAATTGCAGCTCTGTAATGGACTTGTTATTACAGTTGTAGCTGCTCCTGCACCGGATCTGTTTGAGGCAACAATGAGCCAAGTGAAAGAGGCATCAAAGTCCTTCACTTTATTGCTCCTCTCTCTCATGCGTGCCGCTCATTGGGACATTGCCGCAGCTGTGCGTTCCATTGAAGCTGCCACTGTGACTGCCATTACCACAACAGCTATTAACACATCCTCCATTCTCACAACGACCCAGAATGGTAGTGCCAAG harbors:
- the LOC133728511 gene encoding uncharacterized protein LOC133728511 isoform X1: MECCGRPNRSDVHLSSEEEAKIESETREHFDGVAPKRHSKPQRSEYASQYVDVLSKDGKQESNPELVEFQRLENDSQQKLVLNGSEVSEEFVETDYYKDLNCIDKQHHTTGTGFIKVQNPGDRGYRLEPDSDTSTQASCQCNPATNDWVPDAASAVPSASGKPGRSDN
- the LOC133728511 gene encoding uncharacterized protein LOC133728511 isoform X2, which encodes MECCGRPNRSDVHLSSEEEAKIESETREHFDGVAPKRHSKPQRSEYASQYVDVLSKDGKQESNPELVEFQRLENDSQKLVLNGSEVSEEFVETDYYKDLNCIDKQHHTTGTGFIKVQNPGDRGYRLEPDSDTSTQASCQCNPATNDWVPDAASAVPSASGKPGRSDN
- the LOC133734439 gene encoding LOW QUALITY PROTEIN: protein GRAVITROPIC IN THE LIGHT 1-like (The sequence of the model RefSeq protein was modified relative to this genomic sequence to represent the inferred CDS: inserted 1 base in 1 codon), producing the protein MAAKVSNFSDLVQRVAASCLLHPLGAGRNGDFAVNGAGDEDDFSELELDEPEEEVREEEEIGGGGGFRVREERSRKEVMEMEMAMWEVFDAVSAMKKAYAGLQKAHSPWDPEKIXGGRHRAVAGGTLREVVAPYEATVEELKKEVKAKEVEVDNLKEKLSSVVNGSNGNNGKKGRSISRRKVGCSQLQVVAAPAPDLFEATMSQVKEASKSFTLLLLSLMRAAHWDIAAAVRSIEAATVTAITTTAINTSSILTTTQNGSAKYALQSYISSKMFQGFDHETFYMDGSLSSLLNPDQYRRDCFTQYRDMKAMDPAELLGILPTCHFGKFCSNKYLAIVHPKMEESLFGDLDQRRQVLDGNHPRSEFYSQFLGMTKAVWLLHLLAFSLDPTPSQFEATRGAEFHPHYMESVVKLSGGRVPSGQVVGFPVSPGFKLGNGSIIKARVYLVSRD